A stretch of Acidobacteriota bacterium DNA encodes these proteins:
- a CDS encoding virulence RhuM family protein: MKNVPDGPNEQRSEIIIYQTDDGKTQLQVRLENETVWLTQNMMAALFQTTKQNIGQHLKNIFAEGELHHDSVVKKSFTTAADGKQYETLFYNLDAIISVGYRVNSIRGTHFRIWATQRLREYIIKGFTLDDERLKGRDQLADYFDELLARIREIRASEKRVYQRIREIFALASDYREGEEETLAFFAVMQNKMHYAATGLTAAEIVRRRADSGKANMGLTSWSGRRVMKRDVATAKNYLIEIEIDTLNRIVVMFLDQAEFRARRRQDIRIKDWGVFLDKFLRDTELPVLMHAGSVSREDALAWADVQYDAFAGRRRLEAEQEAEARYLDDLRASAKVLESKIKKKTAISKKKRID, translated from the coding sequence ATGAAAAATGTTCCGGATGGTCCAAATGAACAACGCTCCGAAATCATCATCTACCAGACCGATGACGGTAAAACACAGCTCCAGGTCCGACTGGAAAATGAGACGGTCTGGCTGACACAAAACATGATGGCCGCACTGTTTCAGACGACGAAGCAGAATATCGGTCAGCACCTCAAGAATATCTTTGCGGAGGGGGAGTTACATCATGATTCAGTTGTAAAGAAATCCTTTACAACTGCCGCCGACGGCAAGCAGTACGAGACACTCTTCTACAACCTCGACGCAATTATCTCAGTCGGCTATAGGGTCAACAGTATCCGCGGGACCCACTTCCGCATCTGGGCGACCCAGCGCCTGAGAGAGTACATTATAAAGGGCTTCACGCTCGACGACGAGCGCCTCAAGGGGAGAGACCAACTGGCGGATTACTTTGATGAATTGCTTGCCCGTATTCGTGAGATCCGGGCCAGCGAAAAACGCGTCTACCAGCGCATCCGTGAAATTTTCGCTCTCGCTTCCGACTACCGGGAAGGCGAGGAAGAGACGTTGGCTTTCTTCGCAGTTATGCAGAACAAGATGCACTATGCAGCCACAGGCCTGACGGCCGCCGAGATTGTCCGGCGGCGCGCCGATTCGGGAAAGGCCAATATGGGGCTAACCTCATGGAGCGGGCGCCGTGTTATGAAGCGCGATGTAGCGACAGCGAAAAATTACCTGATCGAGATAGAAATAGATACCCTCAACCGTATTGTGGTGATGTTCTTGGATCAGGCCGAGTTCCGAGCCAGGCGCCGGCAAGACATCAGGATAAAAGATTGGGGGGTTTTTCTCGACAAGTTCCTGAGGGACACCGAGCTGCCGGTGCTCATGCATGCGGGTTCGGTAAGTCGCGAGGATGCGCTTGCCTGGGCCGACGTACAGTACGATGCTTTTGCCGGTAGACGGAGACTGGAGGCGGAACAAGAGGCCGAAGCGCGTTACTTGGACGATCTGCGGGCATCAGCCAAGGTGCTGGAATCGAAGATCAAGAAGAAGACAGCCATAAGCAAGAAAAAACGGATTGATTAG